The following DNA comes from Candidatus Bathyarchaeota archaeon.
CTTGTCTGGCTAGTAGTTATTTGTTTGTAGGAAAGGAGTTGGTGAGTAGTGTCTAGTCAGCATCAGCGTTTGCGGGGAATTCGTGTTTTGAAAGCTGTTTCTTCAGCTGTTCGTCTTCAAATTTTAAATTCTCTCTTTGACAAGGGTGAGCTTTCTTATACAGAGTTGATGGGTCTTTTGAAGATGAGTCCAAGTCGGGATGCTGGGCGTTTTGCTTATCACTTGAAGTTCTTGCTTAAGGCTGATTTAGTTGAGGTTGATGTGGAGTCTAAAAAGTATCGCCTAACTGATTTGGGTAAGATGGTGCTTGAGGTTGCTGATGAAATTGAGAAGAAAGGTCTAAAGCCTCAAAAGCTTTTGGTTCGAACTTCGCGGTACACTCTTGAAGAGTTTGATATTAACAGGATTGTCGAGGCTCTTGTGAAAGAAGCAAACATGCCGGTGGAGCAAGCTAAAAAAGTTGCAAAAGAAGCTGAAAAACGACTTTTGAAAGCCAAAACAAGGTATTTGACGACACCGTTGATAAGGGAGGTTGTTAACGGAATCCTTGTAGAAAAAGGCTTAGAAGACTACCGTCACAAGCTCACTCGTTTGGGGCTTCCAGTGCATGACGTAGCTCACATGTTGTCTAAAGGCAAAAATTTTCAAAATGCCTCTTCTTTATGCGAAAAATTTGGAGAAAACGTTTTTGAGGAATACACGCTTTTGAACGTGCTGCCAAGGGACGTTGCAGACGCCCATCTTTCGGGAGAAATACATATCAACTATTTAAGCCACTGGATCCTGAAGCCAAGCGAGGTAATCCACGACTTAAGGTTCTTCCTTGAAAATGCCGGTGCAATATTTTTCACTAAAACTACGCCTAAAACTCTGGAATCTGCTCTAAACTTAACATTCAACATGCTTTTGCACGTGGCAAAAGAGGTTGGTGGGACGCAGACTCTCGAGTATTTCAACGTGTTCCTTGCACCTTTCTTGAGGAATTTAAAACCAGACCAAGCTAAGGAAGCTTTGAAGCTTTTCATGCTCAATTTAAGCCAGCACATCGATGCTTCTTTGAATTTAGAGCTTACTGTTCCAGACTTTCTGGCAGAAAATCCTGTCATTAGTAACTCTGCATGGACTGGTAATTATGGAGATTTCATGGACGAGTGCAGACTTTTAGCGCTTCTTACACTTGAGGTTTTGACTGAAGAAAGTGTGAAGAGGCCTCTCTTGAATCCAAGGGTTGTGGTGAAACTGCGTCCTGAAAACTTTAAGGACTACAGTGCGTCCAAAATACTGTTTGCCGCCCACAACTTAGCTGCAGCTAGAGGTTTGCCCTATTTTGCAAATAATTCAGGGGAGGAAGGAAAGCATTCTGTTTTTTCTCCTTCCGGCTTCAGGCTTAGAGCAAACCCAAAAGATGACTGGGAAATTGACACCGTCCGCACTGGAATTTTAGGAGTTGTAACGGTTAATTTACCGCGCATAGTCTATGAATGTGGTGAAAATGAAAGCAGGTTTTTCGAACTTTTAGATTCTCGGTTGGAAATGGCTGCACGAGCACTAGAAATAAAACTTAAAGCTCTGAAGCGAAATGGTAAAGGTTTCCTATCTTTTCTGTTAAAAGCTGTTGATGGTGACGAGTATTTTAGGCTTGAAAACTCTGCACACGTAGTGAACCTTGTTGGTTTAGAAGAGACGGCTGAAGTTTTTAGTGGGAAGAATGTTTACGAAGATGAAGATTCCTTGAAATTTGCCGTTCAAACCGTGCAACACATTTCAGAGTTTCTCCAAAAAAGGGAATATGAGCGGAACAAGCGTCTAATGGCTTCCTTTGTGCCTTTCGAGGAAGCTCACATTAGACTGGCAAGGCTGGATATCGAACGTTTTGGCGCTGCAAAAGTTCGCTTTCACGGTTCACGGGAAAAACCCCATTACTCAGCTTTCACAAAAGTAAATATACAAAACCCGAGTGATATGTTAAAAACTTTAGCCGCTGGAAAAGAGCTTTATTCACCGTTGGTTGGCGGAAACCTCACTGTTATAGATCTTGGTGAAACTGAACAAACGGCTGAAACGCTTTTAGCCTTAACTCAAAAGTTTGTTGAAAATTACCAAATGGCGTTCTTCACTTATAGTCGCAACTTAACTTATTGCAATAAATGTTGTGAAACCATGTTCGGTCTACTTCACAAATGCCCAACTTGCGGCTCGGTTAGCACACTAGCTCATCTAACCCGTTACATGTGTTAGGTAGTCTATTTTACTGCTCCAAGGATTAATGCAAGCAGCGCCATTCGTGTCACTATGCCGTTCCAGACTTGCCGGAAATAACAAGCGTGGGGTGTGTTGTCAACTTCCGGAGCTATTTCATCAACACGCGGTAACGGATGCAAAATTATCAGGTTTTTCTTAGCTTTTTTAAGAAGTTCTAAGTCAATTCGGTAGGAGCCTTTGACTTTGACATATTCTGCCGGGTCCGGGAAACGTTCCTTCTGTATTCTTGTCACATATAAGACATCCAGATCTGGAATAACCTTTGATATGTCCGTTTCCTCAGTTACTGAAATTCGGCCGCTTATCTCTTCAAGGACTTCCCGTCGCATTTTTAGGGCTTCAGGCGATATGAGATATAATTCAATCTTGTAATTGGAGAGAGCGTAAGCCAAAGAATGCGCTGTTCTACCATACCTTAAGTCACCTACCAAAGCTATTTTTAAACCGTCTATGGTGCCTTTCTCCTTTAAAATAGTGTACAAGTCAAGTAAGGCTTGGGTTGGATGCTCTTCGGCGCCGCTTCCACCGTTAATTATCGGCACTTTTGCGAACTCTGCGGCTAGCCTTGCCGCGCCTTCAAGTGGATGTCTTATTGCTATTACGTCAACATAATTCTCCACAGTGCGAACGGTGTCAGCCAAGTTTTCGCCTTTCCTGACTGAGGCGATTTCGGCTTCTGCGAAGCCTATGGTTGACCCTCCAAGCTTATGCATGGCTGCTTCAAAGCTTAAACGTGTGCGGGTGCTGGGCTCAAAAAACAACGTGGCAAGGATTTTCCCCTTAAGCATGTCTGAACCTTTTTGAGCTATTGGCTCCATAGTTTTAGCTGTATCCAGTATGTAGTCGATTTCCTCTCTTGAAAAGTCGCGGATGGATATTATGTCTCTTCCTACAAAGTCCAATTTTACACCCTAAACAGAAGCTCTTGGCTAAGCTTAAATAGCTTTTCATTTTAAGTTTGTAGCTGAAAAAGTCAAGGAACGTGAAGTTAAAACCTTTTATTTTAGAGCCAATTATAGCCTTGTGAAGGCGACAATAATGAGTGAGACAATGCTTTACGTTTCAAAAATTAAAGATGGAACAGTTATCGATCATATTACTGGTGGACATGCGTTGGATGTGATTAAGATTTTGGGGATAACTGGTAAGGAAAAACGCATAATCACAGTTGCCATTAACGTGCCAAGTAAACGGTTCAAAATTAAAGATATAGTGAAAATTGAGGGAAGAGAGCTTAACCCAAACGAAGTTCACAAGATTGCCCTCTTGGCTCCTCATGCCACCATTAACATTATCCGTGATTATAAGGTCGTTGAAAAACAGAGGGTTAAGTTGCCCAACATAATCGAGGGCATAGTGAAGTGTGCAAATCCCGCATGTGTCAGCAACAGCAATGAGCCAGTCAAATCCAAGTTTTA
Coding sequences within:
- a CDS encoding ArsR family transcriptional regulator — its product is MSSQHQRLRGIRVLKAVSSAVRLQILNSLFDKGELSYTELMGLLKMSPSRDAGRFAYHLKFLLKADLVEVDVESKKYRLTDLGKMVLEVADEIEKKGLKPQKLLVRTSRYTLEEFDINRIVEALVKEANMPVEQAKKVAKEAEKRLLKAKTRYLTTPLIREVVNGILVEKGLEDYRHKLTRLGLPVHDVAHMLSKGKNFQNASSLCEKFGENVFEEYTLLNVLPRDVADAHLSGEIHINYLSHWILKPSEVIHDLRFFLENAGAIFFTKTTPKTLESALNLTFNMLLHVAKEVGGTQTLEYFNVFLAPFLRNLKPDQAKEALKLFMLNLSQHIDASLNLELTVPDFLAENPVISNSAWTGNYGDFMDECRLLALLTLEVLTEESVKRPLLNPRVVVKLRPENFKDYSASKILFAAHNLAAARGLPYFANNSGEEGKHSVFSPSGFRLRANPKDDWEIDTVRTGILGVVTVNLPRIVYECGENESRFFELLDSRLEMAARALEIKLKALKRNGKGFLSFLLKAVDGDEYFRLENSAHVVNLVGLEETAEVFSGKNVYEDEDSLKFAVQTVQHISEFLQKREYERNKRLMASFVPFEEAHIRLARLDIERFGAAKVRFHGSREKPHYSAFTKVNIQNPSDMLKTLAAGKELYSPLVGGNLTVIDLGETEQTAETLLALTQKFVENYQMAFFTYSRNLTYCNKCCETMFGLLHKCPTCGSVSTLAHLTRYMC
- the pyrB gene encoding aspartate carbamoyltransferase codes for the protein MDFVGRDIISIRDFSREEIDYILDTAKTMEPIAQKGSDMLKGKILATLFFEPSTRTRLSFEAAMHKLGGSTIGFAEAEIASVRKGENLADTVRTVENYVDVIAIRHPLEGAARLAAEFAKVPIINGGSGAEEHPTQALLDLYTILKEKGTIDGLKIALVGDLRYGRTAHSLAYALSNYKIELYLISPEALKMRREVLEEISGRISVTEETDISKVIPDLDVLYVTRIQKERFPDPAEYVKVKGSYRIDLELLKKAKKNLIILHPLPRVDEIAPEVDNTPHACYFRQVWNGIVTRMALLALILGAVK
- a CDS encoding aspartate carbamoyltransferase regulatory subunit codes for the protein MSETMLYVSKIKDGTVIDHITGGHALDVIKILGITGKEKRIITVAINVPSKRFKIKDIVKIEGRELNPNEVHKIALLAPHATINIIRDYKVVEKQRVKLPNIIEGIVKCANPACVSNSNEPVKSKFYVKNEEPLVLKCHYCGYIMDKSDILKQF